A genomic window from Populus nigra chromosome 7, ddPopNigr1.1, whole genome shotgun sequence includes:
- the LOC133698486 gene encoding probable tyrosine-protein phosphatase DSP4 isoform X1, with the protein MRVGSRSDLGGGERGSLIEVSPADNNRPAMGEEREGEEELLVPPLNFAMVDNGIFRSGFPDSANFSFLQSLGLRSILYLCPEPYPEANYEFLKDNGIRLFQFGIEMCKLMAIDNAEWTGTFCKLSRGNNPRSIESNPWYLESFQLFRLVVRSLLVLQYAHARLFPIPNVKNHPVLVHCKRGKHRTGCLVGCLRKLQRWCLSSIFDEYQRYAAAKARVSDQRFMELFDISSFKNLPVLFLNQIFCKQIIYKPSEDKSVCTRLTSAETDSSSMVSEARAYQYA; encoded by the exons ATGAGAGTTGGTAGCAGGAGTGATTtaggagggggagagagagggagcCTGATTGAGGTATCGCCGGCAGATAATAATCGGCCGGCCATGGGAGaggagagggagggagaagAAGAGCTGTTGGTGCCACCGCTGAATTTTGCGATGGTGGATAATGGAATATTTAGGTCGGGTTTCCCTGATTCTGCTAATTTCAGCTTCTTGCAATCCCTAGGTCTACGTTCCATTCT ATATTTGTGCCCAGAACCATATCCAGAAGCAAATTATGAGTTCTTGAAGGATAATGGAATTCGGCTTTTTCAGTTTGGGATTGAAATGTGCAag TTGATGGCAATTGATAATGCGGAGTGGACAGGAACCTTTTGCAAACTTTCCAGAGGAAACAATCCACGAAGCATTGAAAGTAATCCTTGGTATCTTGAAAGCTTCCAACTTTTTAGACTAGTCGTTCGCAGTTTGCTTGTTTTACAATATGCTCATGCTCGTCTTTTTCCCATACCAAATGTAAAGAATCACCCTGTCTTAGTTCATTGCAAGCGAGGAAAG CATCGTACTGGATGTCTTGTGGGATGTTTGAGAAAGTTGCAAAGATGGTGCTTGTCATCTATATTTGATGAATACCAGAGATACGCAGCAGCCAAGGCTAGAGTGTCAGATCAGAGGTTTATGGAGTTGTTTGACATTTCAAGCTTTAAGAATTTACCAGTCCTTTTCCTCAACCAGATCTTCTGCAAACAGATAATATATAAACCTAGCGAGGATAAGAGTGTCTGTACGAGATTGACGAGTGCAGAAACTGATTCGAGTTCAATGGTATCGGAAGCTAGAGCATATCAGTATGCCTAG
- the LOC133698486 gene encoding probable tyrosine-protein phosphatase DSP4 isoform X2 has product MRVGSRSDLGGGERGSLIEVSPADNNRPAMGEEREGEEELLVPPLNFAMVDNGIFRSGFPDSANFSFLQSLGLRSILYLCPEPYPEANYEFLKDNGIRLFQFGIEMCKLMAIDNAEWTGTFCKLSRGNNPRSIENVKNHPVLVHCKRGKHRTGCLVGCLRKLQRWCLSSIFDEYQRYAAAKARVSDQRFMELFDISSFKNLPVLFLNQIFCKQIIYKPSEDKSVCTRLTSAETDSSSMVSEARAYQYA; this is encoded by the exons ATGAGAGTTGGTAGCAGGAGTGATTtaggagggggagagagagggagcCTGATTGAGGTATCGCCGGCAGATAATAATCGGCCGGCCATGGGAGaggagagggagggagaagAAGAGCTGTTGGTGCCACCGCTGAATTTTGCGATGGTGGATAATGGAATATTTAGGTCGGGTTTCCCTGATTCTGCTAATTTCAGCTTCTTGCAATCCCTAGGTCTACGTTCCATTCT ATATTTGTGCCCAGAACCATATCCAGAAGCAAATTATGAGTTCTTGAAGGATAATGGAATTCGGCTTTTTCAGTTTGGGATTGAAATGTGCAag TTGATGGCAATTGATAATGCGGAGTGGACAGGAACCTTTTGCAAACTTTCCAGAGGAAACAATCCACGAAGCATTGAAA ATGTAAAGAATCACCCTGTCTTAGTTCATTGCAAGCGAGGAAAG CATCGTACTGGATGTCTTGTGGGATGTTTGAGAAAGTTGCAAAGATGGTGCTTGTCATCTATATTTGATGAATACCAGAGATACGCAGCAGCCAAGGCTAGAGTGTCAGATCAGAGGTTTATGGAGTTGTTTGACATTTCAAGCTTTAAGAATTTACCAGTCCTTTTCCTCAACCAGATCTTCTGCAAACAGATAATATATAAACCTAGCGAGGATAAGAGTGTCTGTACGAGATTGACGAGTGCAGAAACTGATTCGAGTTCAATGGTATCGGAAGCTAGAGCATATCAGTATGCCTAG
- the LOC133698486 gene encoding tyrosine-protein phosphatase DSP1-like isoform X4, producing the protein MRVGSRSDLGGGERGSLIEVSPADNNRPAMGEEREGEEELLVPPLNFAMVDNGIFRSGFPDSANFSFLQSLGLRSILYLCPEPYPEANYEFLKDNGIRLFQFGIEMCKHRTGCLVGCLRKLQRWCLSSIFDEYQRYAAAKARVSDQRFMELFDISSFKNLPVLFLNQIFCKQIIYKPSEDKSVCTRLTSAETDSSSMVSEARAYQYA; encoded by the exons ATGAGAGTTGGTAGCAGGAGTGATTtaggagggggagagagagggagcCTGATTGAGGTATCGCCGGCAGATAATAATCGGCCGGCCATGGGAGaggagagggagggagaagAAGAGCTGTTGGTGCCACCGCTGAATTTTGCGATGGTGGATAATGGAATATTTAGGTCGGGTTTCCCTGATTCTGCTAATTTCAGCTTCTTGCAATCCCTAGGTCTACGTTCCATTCT ATATTTGTGCCCAGAACCATATCCAGAAGCAAATTATGAGTTCTTGAAGGATAATGGAATTCGGCTTTTTCAGTTTGGGATTGAAATGTGCAag CATCGTACTGGATGTCTTGTGGGATGTTTGAGAAAGTTGCAAAGATGGTGCTTGTCATCTATATTTGATGAATACCAGAGATACGCAGCAGCCAAGGCTAGAGTGTCAGATCAGAGGTTTATGGAGTTGTTTGACATTTCAAGCTTTAAGAATTTACCAGTCCTTTTCCTCAACCAGATCTTCTGCAAACAGATAATATATAAACCTAGCGAGGATAAGAGTGTCTGTACGAGATTGACGAGTGCAGAAACTGATTCGAGTTCAATGGTATCGGAAGCTAGAGCATATCAGTATGCCTAG
- the LOC133698486 gene encoding probable tyrosine-protein phosphatase DSP4 isoform X3 has protein sequence MRVGSRSDLGGGERGSLIEVSPADNNRPAMGEEREGEEELLVPPLNFAMVDNGIFRSGFPDSANFSFLQSLGLRSILYLCPEPYPEANYEFLKDNGIRLFQFGIEMCKEPFANFPEETIHEALKVILDVKNHPVLVHCKRGKHRTGCLVGCLRKLQRWCLSSIFDEYQRYAAAKARVSDQRFMELFDISSFKNLPVLFLNQIFCKQIIYKPSEDKSVCTRLTSAETDSSSMVSEARAYQYA, from the exons ATGAGAGTTGGTAGCAGGAGTGATTtaggagggggagagagagggagcCTGATTGAGGTATCGCCGGCAGATAATAATCGGCCGGCCATGGGAGaggagagggagggagaagAAGAGCTGTTGGTGCCACCGCTGAATTTTGCGATGGTGGATAATGGAATATTTAGGTCGGGTTTCCCTGATTCTGCTAATTTCAGCTTCTTGCAATCCCTAGGTCTACGTTCCATTCT ATATTTGTGCCCAGAACCATATCCAGAAGCAAATTATGAGTTCTTGAAGGATAATGGAATTCGGCTTTTTCAGTTTGGGATTGAAATGTGCAag GAACCTTTTGCAAACTTTCCAGAGGAAACAATCCACGAAGCATTGAAAGTAATCCTTG ATGTAAAGAATCACCCTGTCTTAGTTCATTGCAAGCGAGGAAAG CATCGTACTGGATGTCTTGTGGGATGTTTGAGAAAGTTGCAAAGATGGTGCTTGTCATCTATATTTGATGAATACCAGAGATACGCAGCAGCCAAGGCTAGAGTGTCAGATCAGAGGTTTATGGAGTTGTTTGACATTTCAAGCTTTAAGAATTTACCAGTCCTTTTCCTCAACCAGATCTTCTGCAAACAGATAATATATAAACCTAGCGAGGATAAGAGTGTCTGTACGAGATTGACGAGTGCAGAAACTGATTCGAGTTCAATGGTATCGGAAGCTAGAGCATATCAGTATGCCTAG